From a region of the Mercurialis annua linkage group LG1-X, ddMerAnnu1.2, whole genome shotgun sequence genome:
- the LOC126685893 gene encoding leucine-rich repeat receptor protein kinase HPCA1 isoform X2, with protein MVDSSILLFLLLLCFKFCIIAAETNSGDFTGLKALKDVWQNTPPSWKGIDPCGNKWDGIECTNSRVTAITMSSMGLAGQLSGDILNLPELRILDLSYNTDLGGPLPTSIGSLKKLTNLILVGCRFSGPIPDSIGSLQELVYLSLNSNGFTGRIPPSIGNLAKLYWLDIADNKLEGPIPISTGTSPGLDKLVNTKHFHFGKNRLSGTIPPALFSSNMTLIHLLLESNNLTGSIPTTLGLVRTLEVVRLDKNSLTGPVPSNLNSLTGVSELFLSNNGLTGPFPNLTGMNVLTYVDLSNNTFDVSDFPSWFSTLQSLTTLTLEDTQLQGQIPTELFSLSHLTTAVLRSNKLNGTLDIGINHGDQLQRIDLQHNQISGYTNRPGGNRINVVLAGNPICLETGITESYCSVSTTDASFATPPNNCVPVACNGNQSSSPNCRCAYSYKGLLVFRAPSFSDLENASHYESLQQSLMKSFRSSQLPVDSVSLSNPRKDSSVYLDLDLEIFPTGQGQFTRREISGVGFVLSNQTFKPPKLFGPFYFMGEPYRFFAGQPTKSNSSNTGIIIGAAAGGLVLVLLLLLAGLYAYRQKKRAQKATQRNNPFAHWDSSKSHGAAVPQLKGARCFSFEELKKYSNNFSDANDVGSGGYGKVYRGILPNGQLIAIKRAQQGSLQGGVEFKNEIELLSRVHHKNLVSLLGFCFEGGEQMLVYEFIANGSLSDSLSGKTGIRLDWIKRLRVTLGSARGLAYMHELANPPIIHRDIKSTNILLDERLNAKVADFGLCKPMTDSEKGHVTTQVKGTMGYLDPEYYMTQQLTEKSDVYSFGVVMLELLTGRRPIERGKYIVREVKLAMDRTKDLYNLHELLDPGIGLETTLKGLDKFVDLAMKCVQESGADRPTMGEVVKEIENMLKLAGLNPNADSASTSASYEDASKGSPHHPYGKEAFEYSAPFPASKIEPQ; from the exons ATGGTGGATTCAAGCATTTTGCTGTTTCTGCTGCTTCTTTGCTTTAAGTTCTGTATCATAGCAGCAGAAACTAATAGCGGTGATT TTACTGGATTGAAGGCCCTCAAGGATGTCTGGCAAAACACACCACCGAGTTGGAAAGGCATAGATCCTTGTGGAAACAAATGGGATGGAATAGAATGCACAAATTCACGTGTTACTGCCAT AACAATGTCAAGCATGGGATTAGCAGGACAGCTGTCTGGAGATATCTTAAATTTACCAGAACTTCGAATTTT GGATCTATCATACAACACAGATCTGGGAGGACCCCTGCCAACATCCATTGGGAGTTTGAAGAAGCTAACAAACTT AATCCTTGTTGGTTGTAGATTCTCTGGTCCTATACCGGATTCTATAGGATCACTGCAGGAGCTGGtctattt ATCCCTAAATTCTAATGGTTTCACTGGACGAATTCCACCATCAATTGGAAATTTAGCTAAGCTTTATTGGCTGGATATAGCTGACAATAAGCTTGAAGGGCCCATCCCAATCTCCACAGGAACTTCACCTGGTCTTGATAAGCTAGTTAATACGAAACACTT TCATTTCGGGAAGAATCGGCTTTCAGGCACAATCCCACCTGCACTTTTTAGCTCGAACATGACTCTAATACATTT GCTTTTAGAAAGCAACAATCTCACCGGTAGTATCCCTACTACCCTTGGCCTTGTCCGGACATTGGAAGTTGT ACGCCTCGACAAGAATTCATTAACTGGACCTGTCCCTTCAAATCTCAACAGTCTTACTGGTGTCAGTGAGTT ATTCTTGTCCAACAATGGGCTGACTGGACCATTTCCCAACCTAACTGGGATGAATGTTCTCACTTATGT GGATTTGAGCAATAATACCTTTGATGTGTCAGATTTTCCTTCTTGGTTTTCAACCTTACAGTCTTTAACAACATT GACGTTGGAGGACACGCAACTTCAAGGACAAATTCCGACTGAACTCTTCAGCCTTTCTCATTTAACTACTGC GGTGCTGAGGAGCAACAAACTCAATGGTACTCTAGATATTGGAATAAACCACGGGGACCAACTGCAACGTATTGATTTGCAACATAATCAAATTTCTGGCTATACAAACAGACCAGGAGGAAATCGAATCAATGTGGT ACTTGCGGGTAACCCTATCTGTCTAGAAACAGGAATAACAGAAAGTTACTGCTCTGTTTCAACGACAGATGCTTCCTTTGCGACACCACCAAATAATTGTGTACCTGTTGCATGCAATGGAAATCAAAGTTCCAGTCCCAACTGTAGATGCGCATATTCATACAAAGGACTTCTAGTTTTCAGAGCTCCTTCATTCTCAGACTTGGAAAATGCATCACATTATGAATCTCTCCAGCAATCTTTGATGAAATCTTTTCGTTCCAGTCAACTTCCCGTGGATTCAGTTTCTTTAAGTAATCCAAGAAAGGATTCATCTGTGTATCTTGATCTAGACTTGGAAATATTTCCAACTGGCCAAGGTCAATTCACTCGAAGAGAGATTTCTGGGGTTGGGTTTGTGCTGAGCAACCAGACTTTCAAGCCTCCAAAACTCTTTGGGCCCTTCTATTTTATGGGAGAACCTTATCGGTTCTTTGCTG GACAACCCACAAAATCAAACTCATCAAACACTGGCATAATCATTGGAGCTGCAGCTGGTGGACTAGTCCTAGTGTTACTATTGCTCCTTGCGGGGCTTTATGCTTATCGTCAAAAGAAGAGAGCGCAAAAAGCTACTCAACGGAACAATCCTTTTG CACACTGGGATTCAAGTAAGAGCCACGGTGCTGCTGTTCCTCAGTTAAAGGGAGCCAGATGCTTTTCTTTTGAAGAGCTTAAGAAATACTCCAATAACTTCTCAGATGCCAATGATGTTGGATCTGGGGGTTATGGAAAG GTATATAGAGGAATCCTTCCTAATGGACAGCTGATTGCCATTAAACGAGCTCAACAAGGATCATTGCAGGGTGGTGtagaatttaaaaatgaaattgaacTTCTGTCTAGAGTCCACCACAAAAATCTAGTAAGCCTTCTGGGTTTTTGTTTTGAGGGAGGTGAACAGATGTTGGTGTACGAGTTTATTGCAAATGGTAGTCTCAGTGACAGTCTTTCAG GAAAGACAGGAATCAGACTGGATTGGATTAAGAGACTGAGGGTGACCCTTGGATCAGCAAGAGGTCTGGCATACATGCATGAGCTTGCTAACCCTCCCATTATACATCGGGACATAAAGTCAACGAACATACTTCTAGATGAACGCTTGAATGCGAAAGTTGCTGATTTCGGTCTCTGCAAGCCCATGACTGACAGTGAAAAGGGTCATGTAACCACTCAAGTTAAGGGGACAATG GGCTATTTGGATCCAGAATATTACATGACTCAGCAGTTAACGGAGAAGAGTGATGTTTATAGCTTTGGCGTGGTGATGCTGGAGCTACTAACAGGAAGAAGGCCAATAGAACGCGGTAAATACATTGTGAGAGAGGTAAAATTGGCAATGGATAGAACAAAAGATTTGTATAACCTCCACGAACTTCTCGATCCAGGCATTGGTTTAGAAACAACATTAAAAGGTCTGGATAAGTTTGTGGATCTTGCAATGAAATGTGTGCAAGAATCTGGAGCTGACAGGCCTACAATGGGCGAGGTGGTGAAAGAGATAGAAAATATGTTGAAGCTCGCAGGGTTAAACCCCAATGCTGATTCAGCAAGCACTTCGGCTAGTTATGAGGATGCTAGCAAGGGAAGCCCTCACCATCCTTACGGCAAAGAGGCCTTTGAGTATAGTGCGCCTTTTCCAGCTTCAAAGATAGAGCCACAATGA
- the LOC126685893 gene encoding leucine-rich repeat receptor protein kinase HPCA1 isoform X1 yields the protein MHPPLGTELEVRNGMCNSMCVRATLCVLYKSVTGLKALKDVWQNTPPSWKGIDPCGNKWDGIECTNSRVTAITMSSMGLAGQLSGDILNLPELRILDLSYNTDLGGPLPTSIGSLKKLTNLILVGCRFSGPIPDSIGSLQELVYLSLNSNGFTGRIPPSIGNLAKLYWLDIADNKLEGPIPISTGTSPGLDKLVNTKHFHFGKNRLSGTIPPALFSSNMTLIHLLLESNNLTGSIPTTLGLVRTLEVVRLDKNSLTGPVPSNLNSLTGVSELFLSNNGLTGPFPNLTGMNVLTYVDLSNNTFDVSDFPSWFSTLQSLTTLTLEDTQLQGQIPTELFSLSHLTTAVLRSNKLNGTLDIGINHGDQLQRIDLQHNQISGYTNRPGGNRINVVLAGNPICLETGITESYCSVSTTDASFATPPNNCVPVACNGNQSSSPNCRCAYSYKGLLVFRAPSFSDLENASHYESLQQSLMKSFRSSQLPVDSVSLSNPRKDSSVYLDLDLEIFPTGQGQFTRREISGVGFVLSNQTFKPPKLFGPFYFMGEPYRFFAGQPTKSNSSNTGIIIGAAAGGLVLVLLLLLAGLYAYRQKKRAQKATQRNNPFAHWDSSKSHGAAVPQLKGARCFSFEELKKYSNNFSDANDVGSGGYGKVYRGILPNGQLIAIKRAQQGSLQGGVEFKNEIELLSRVHHKNLVSLLGFCFEGGEQMLVYEFIANGSLSDSLSGKTGIRLDWIKRLRVTLGSARGLAYMHELANPPIIHRDIKSTNILLDERLNAKVADFGLCKPMTDSEKGHVTTQVKGTMGYLDPEYYMTQQLTEKSDVYSFGVVMLELLTGRRPIERGKYIVREVKLAMDRTKDLYNLHELLDPGIGLETTLKGLDKFVDLAMKCVQESGADRPTMGEVVKEIENMLKLAGLNPNADSASTSASYEDASKGSPHHPYGKEAFEYSAPFPASKIEPQ from the exons ATGCATCCACCACTGGGCACAGAGTTAGAAGTGAGAAATGGGATGTGCAATAGTATGTGCGTCCGCGCTACCTTATGTGTATTGTACAAAAGTG TTACTGGATTGAAGGCCCTCAAGGATGTCTGGCAAAACACACCACCGAGTTGGAAAGGCATAGATCCTTGTGGAAACAAATGGGATGGAATAGAATGCACAAATTCACGTGTTACTGCCAT AACAATGTCAAGCATGGGATTAGCAGGACAGCTGTCTGGAGATATCTTAAATTTACCAGAACTTCGAATTTT GGATCTATCATACAACACAGATCTGGGAGGACCCCTGCCAACATCCATTGGGAGTTTGAAGAAGCTAACAAACTT AATCCTTGTTGGTTGTAGATTCTCTGGTCCTATACCGGATTCTATAGGATCACTGCAGGAGCTGGtctattt ATCCCTAAATTCTAATGGTTTCACTGGACGAATTCCACCATCAATTGGAAATTTAGCTAAGCTTTATTGGCTGGATATAGCTGACAATAAGCTTGAAGGGCCCATCCCAATCTCCACAGGAACTTCACCTGGTCTTGATAAGCTAGTTAATACGAAACACTT TCATTTCGGGAAGAATCGGCTTTCAGGCACAATCCCACCTGCACTTTTTAGCTCGAACATGACTCTAATACATTT GCTTTTAGAAAGCAACAATCTCACCGGTAGTATCCCTACTACCCTTGGCCTTGTCCGGACATTGGAAGTTGT ACGCCTCGACAAGAATTCATTAACTGGACCTGTCCCTTCAAATCTCAACAGTCTTACTGGTGTCAGTGAGTT ATTCTTGTCCAACAATGGGCTGACTGGACCATTTCCCAACCTAACTGGGATGAATGTTCTCACTTATGT GGATTTGAGCAATAATACCTTTGATGTGTCAGATTTTCCTTCTTGGTTTTCAACCTTACAGTCTTTAACAACATT GACGTTGGAGGACACGCAACTTCAAGGACAAATTCCGACTGAACTCTTCAGCCTTTCTCATTTAACTACTGC GGTGCTGAGGAGCAACAAACTCAATGGTACTCTAGATATTGGAATAAACCACGGGGACCAACTGCAACGTATTGATTTGCAACATAATCAAATTTCTGGCTATACAAACAGACCAGGAGGAAATCGAATCAATGTGGT ACTTGCGGGTAACCCTATCTGTCTAGAAACAGGAATAACAGAAAGTTACTGCTCTGTTTCAACGACAGATGCTTCCTTTGCGACACCACCAAATAATTGTGTACCTGTTGCATGCAATGGAAATCAAAGTTCCAGTCCCAACTGTAGATGCGCATATTCATACAAAGGACTTCTAGTTTTCAGAGCTCCTTCATTCTCAGACTTGGAAAATGCATCACATTATGAATCTCTCCAGCAATCTTTGATGAAATCTTTTCGTTCCAGTCAACTTCCCGTGGATTCAGTTTCTTTAAGTAATCCAAGAAAGGATTCATCTGTGTATCTTGATCTAGACTTGGAAATATTTCCAACTGGCCAAGGTCAATTCACTCGAAGAGAGATTTCTGGGGTTGGGTTTGTGCTGAGCAACCAGACTTTCAAGCCTCCAAAACTCTTTGGGCCCTTCTATTTTATGGGAGAACCTTATCGGTTCTTTGCTG GACAACCCACAAAATCAAACTCATCAAACACTGGCATAATCATTGGAGCTGCAGCTGGTGGACTAGTCCTAGTGTTACTATTGCTCCTTGCGGGGCTTTATGCTTATCGTCAAAAGAAGAGAGCGCAAAAAGCTACTCAACGGAACAATCCTTTTG CACACTGGGATTCAAGTAAGAGCCACGGTGCTGCTGTTCCTCAGTTAAAGGGAGCCAGATGCTTTTCTTTTGAAGAGCTTAAGAAATACTCCAATAACTTCTCAGATGCCAATGATGTTGGATCTGGGGGTTATGGAAAG GTATATAGAGGAATCCTTCCTAATGGACAGCTGATTGCCATTAAACGAGCTCAACAAGGATCATTGCAGGGTGGTGtagaatttaaaaatgaaattgaacTTCTGTCTAGAGTCCACCACAAAAATCTAGTAAGCCTTCTGGGTTTTTGTTTTGAGGGAGGTGAACAGATGTTGGTGTACGAGTTTATTGCAAATGGTAGTCTCAGTGACAGTCTTTCAG GAAAGACAGGAATCAGACTGGATTGGATTAAGAGACTGAGGGTGACCCTTGGATCAGCAAGAGGTCTGGCATACATGCATGAGCTTGCTAACCCTCCCATTATACATCGGGACATAAAGTCAACGAACATACTTCTAGATGAACGCTTGAATGCGAAAGTTGCTGATTTCGGTCTCTGCAAGCCCATGACTGACAGTGAAAAGGGTCATGTAACCACTCAAGTTAAGGGGACAATG GGCTATTTGGATCCAGAATATTACATGACTCAGCAGTTAACGGAGAAGAGTGATGTTTATAGCTTTGGCGTGGTGATGCTGGAGCTACTAACAGGAAGAAGGCCAATAGAACGCGGTAAATACATTGTGAGAGAGGTAAAATTGGCAATGGATAGAACAAAAGATTTGTATAACCTCCACGAACTTCTCGATCCAGGCATTGGTTTAGAAACAACATTAAAAGGTCTGGATAAGTTTGTGGATCTTGCAATGAAATGTGTGCAAGAATCTGGAGCTGACAGGCCTACAATGGGCGAGGTGGTGAAAGAGATAGAAAATATGTTGAAGCTCGCAGGGTTAAACCCCAATGCTGATTCAGCAAGCACTTCGGCTAGTTATGAGGATGCTAGCAAGGGAAGCCCTCACCATCCTTACGGCAAAGAGGCCTTTGAGTATAGTGCGCCTTTTCCAGCTTCAAAGATAGAGCCACAATGA